The Archangium lipolyticum genome includes a region encoding these proteins:
- a CDS encoding alpha/beta fold hydrolase — protein sequence MSKRRPSLVLFLPAVGGDSTFWEPQVEALRGTCSPLPIDLVRSASRVSMAGFAEDAMRAIVATGHEDAHLVGHSMGGVVALELYRRYPERVRSLTLANTWTFQPEGAARSQWVEEMLGKMTLAEFSRMNMPGLFAPETRQDIIERAVSVESRKEREAYLACWREMMKVDLRPVVPSIRVPVLLVGGEKDRLTPTRPLLTGIQKALPSARLVDLPGASHFSNLDRPEAFTKALREHLDVADTQGP from the coding sequence ATGAGCAAGAGACGTCCGTCGTTGGTGCTCTTCCTTCCCGCTGTCGGTGGTGACTCGACGTTCTGGGAGCCGCAGGTGGAAGCGCTCCGGGGAACCTGCTCACCACTGCCGATCGATCTGGTGCGGAGCGCCTCGCGAGTCTCGATGGCGGGTTTCGCCGAGGACGCGATGCGCGCCATTGTCGCGACGGGCCACGAGGACGCGCACCTGGTGGGCCACTCCATGGGGGGAGTGGTGGCGCTCGAGCTGTACCGACGCTACCCGGAGCGGGTGCGCTCGTTGACGCTGGCCAACACGTGGACCTTCCAGCCCGAGGGAGCGGCGCGCAGCCAATGGGTCGAGGAGATGCTCGGGAAGATGACGCTGGCCGAGTTCTCGCGGATGAACATGCCGGGTCTGTTCGCGCCGGAGACGCGGCAGGACATCATCGAGCGGGCGGTGTCGGTGGAGAGCCGGAAGGAGCGGGAGGCGTACCTGGCCTGCTGGCGCGAGATGATGAAGGTGGATCTGCGCCCGGTTGTCCCGAGCATTCGGGTCCCCGTGCTGCTGGTAGGGGGAGAGAAGGACCGGCTGACGCCGACGCGCCCGCTGCTCACGGGCATCCAGAAGGCGCTGCCCTCGGCGAGACTGGTGGACCTGCCGGGAGCCTCACACTTCTCGAACCTGGACCGTCCGGAGGCCTTCACGAAGGCGTTGCGAGAGCACCTGGACGTAGCCGACACCCAGGGCCCGTAG
- a CDS encoding DNA alkylation repair protein has protein sequence MSLETLLDELARAADPEKAAFLPRFFKTGPGEYGEGDVFLGVTVPEQRRIARRHKDLSLEQVGQLLRSEVHEHRFTGFIILVARFGRADEAGRGRLFEFCREHLSRLNNWDLVDTVAPPLIGAYLLEHPELKPLLYDWARSRVLWERRIAIMSTLAFIRAGDFTDTLKLAGMLLHDPHDLMHKAVGWMLREVGNRDRTVEETFLDRHAWEMPRTMLRYAIEKFSPARREHYLKIRSSRPVA, from the coding sequence ATGTCCCTGGAAACCCTCCTCGACGAGCTGGCGCGGGCGGCAGATCCGGAGAAGGCGGCCTTCCTTCCGAGGTTCTTCAAGACGGGCCCTGGGGAGTACGGGGAAGGGGACGTGTTCCTCGGAGTGACGGTGCCGGAGCAGCGGCGCATCGCTCGCCGCCACAAGGACCTGTCCCTGGAGCAGGTGGGTCAACTGTTGAGGAGCGAGGTGCACGAGCACCGGTTCACCGGCTTCATCATCCTCGTGGCGCGGTTCGGGAGGGCGGACGAGGCCGGACGCGGGCGCCTCTTCGAATTCTGCCGGGAGCACCTGTCCAGGCTGAACAACTGGGACCTGGTGGACACGGTGGCGCCCCCGCTCATCGGCGCGTACCTGCTCGAGCATCCCGAGCTGAAACCGCTGCTCTACGACTGGGCGCGCTCACGGGTGTTGTGGGAGCGGCGAATCGCCATCATGTCGACGCTGGCGTTCATCCGCGCGGGGGACTTCACGGACACGCTGAAGCTGGCCGGCATGCTGCTGCACGACCCGCACGACCTGATGCACAAGGCGGTGGGCTGGATGCTGCGCGAGGTAGGCAACAGGGACCGGACAGTGGAGGAAACCTTCCTCGACCGACATGCGTGGGAGATGCCGAGGACGATGCTGCGCTATGCCATTGAAAAATTCAGTCCAGCGCGGCGTGAACACTACCTGAAAATCCGATCCTCGCGGCCGGTTGCATGA
- a CDS encoding nucleotidyltransferase domain-containing protein, translating into MTDHLMTEHQLRVANRVLDEEATRRWHLVVSLSGAHAYGFPSPDSDLDLKCVHVASTSELLRLDPRGPTPAERLEVLDGVEVDYSSNELGPVLQGVLQGNGNYIERLLGAHVLRGSPELEALRPLVRQVLSRRLHRHYRGFATSQLREWEKTGFLSTKKLLYVLRTTLTGTHALLTREVETDLTALMDRYGFGQAGELVAWKRRGERSELPDALSEHWRGQVGRAFERLDAACASSVLPEEPEGTADLEAWLLEVRRSRF; encoded by the coding sequence ATGACGGACCACCTGATGACGGAGCACCAACTGCGCGTGGCCAACCGCGTGCTCGACGAAGAGGCCACCCGCCGATGGCACCTCGTCGTGTCCCTCTCGGGCGCGCACGCGTATGGCTTTCCCTCTCCCGATAGCGATCTGGACCTCAAGTGCGTCCATGTCGCCTCCACCTCGGAGCTGCTCCGGTTGGACCCGCGTGGCCCCACACCCGCCGAGCGTCTGGAGGTGCTGGACGGCGTCGAGGTGGACTACTCGTCCAACGAGCTCGGCCCCGTGCTGCAAGGCGTGCTTCAGGGCAATGGGAATTACATCGAGCGGCTGCTCGGGGCTCATGTCCTGCGCGGCTCGCCCGAGCTGGAGGCCCTGCGTCCCCTCGTGCGGCAGGTACTGTCGCGCCGCCTCCACCGCCACTACCGCGGCTTCGCCACCAGCCAGCTGCGCGAGTGGGAGAAGACGGGCTTCCTCTCCACCAAGAAGCTCCTCTATGTGCTGCGCACCACGCTCACGGGTACTCATGCGCTGCTGACTCGTGAGGTGGAGACGGACCTCACTGCGTTGATGGACCGGTATGGCTTTGGTCAAGCGGGCGAACTCGTCGCGTGGAAGCGGCGTGGCGAACGCAGTGAGTTGCCCGACGCGCTCTCCGAGCACTGGCGCGGTCAGGTGGGCCGCGCCTTCGAACGCCTCGATGCCGCGTGTGCGAGCTCCGTGCTCCCGGAGGAGCCCGAGGGTACCGCGGACCTGGAAGCGTGGTTGCTCGAGGTCCGTCGCTCCCGGTTCTGA